Proteins encoded within one genomic window of Glandiceps talaboti chromosome 3, keGlaTala1.1, whole genome shotgun sequence:
- the LOC144433172 gene encoding tripartite motif-containing protein 2-like, with translation MAVSAESKFLDQIEEKFLICRICSDRYKRAKILPCLHSFCEQCLDKAVEKTGKLDCPICRRSHGLQGGGVARLSTNFFVNELVEQFRKRETKTEESKRCDGCKQNEPFKHCVECGVDICSFCTSAHQAFPFLKSHRLMSFEEYQNKQTKDPASVQPPVPCNKHPSHAVTFYCDTCDNPICLECTALEHPRPGHNYRYLNDVASEFTKELLKMVAKLNEKNQDTVDSKAAVQKILDSLDRRFKGEEKKVKDHADKIVKEVTQTIRQNEKLLLKELKDEYEGRKTNLKAQLKELVNKENDLVNAREFADKLMHYGNAAQLMSAKRGMTYQIQELITSETKTEPIEHDYMSFQSVADYYKEKALGTILKTPVTYGLKGVPQFTCIGDDMCVTMATTGTDNNRRLSQMTDITAMVKKPDNEREDMKVDIKEDGTFAMRCQTKIEGDHEILVSVRQKPVQGSPVKVKVIPKKGLVHKYGEKGKGVGQLNNPWGAALTKSGCVLVCDNGNNRLQMFTVKGNHKRAMQITDSGHTYCPRFVSVSPDGKIFFTNYDKRKVVVCDENGKVLRCFGNNELQSPKGIVFSPTNKRVYVSDSSAHCIQVYNQDGDHVKSFSSKGSGKGQVNSPCCVTVDSQGNVVVSDELNHRIQVFNAEGEHLFSFGSQGIGPGQLSYPSGVVHDKHDNVYVCEYSNNRVQKFNSRGKFICRIDSAKDGLKNPFGVCVTDDEPFGKIVVADYGNHCIKVFAQIE, from the coding sequence ATGGCTGTGAGTGCAGAATCGAAATTCCTCGATCAAATCGAGGAAAAGTTTCTCATCTGCCGCATTTGCTCTGATCGTTACAAAAGAGCAAAAATACTGCCTTGCTTACACAGCTTTTGCGAACAGTGTCTAGATAAAGCTGTTGAAAAGACGGGGAAATTAGACTGCCCGATTTGTAGAAGATCTCATGGACTCCAAGGCGGTGGAGTAGCTCGTCTGTCCACAAACTTCTTTGTTAACGAATTAGTTGAACAGTTCAGAAAGCGTGAAACCAAAACAGAGGAATCGAAAAGATGCGATGGATGCAAACAGAACGAGCCATTCAAACATTGCGTTGAATGTGGAGTGGATATTTGCAGCTTTTGCACATCCGCACATCAAGCCTTTCCATTCCTAAAGTCTCATCGTTTGATGTCCTTTGAAGAATACCAAAACAAACAGACCAAAGACCCAGCGTCGGTCCAACCACCGGTTCCCTGTAACAAACACCCAAGTCATGCAGTAACGTTCTACTGCGACACGTGTGACAATCCCATTTGCCTTGAATGCACAGCACTCGAGCACCCACGCCCTGGTCACAATTACAGATACCTGAATGATGTCGCGTCTGAGTTCACTAAAGAGTTGCTCAAAATGGTTGCAAAACTGAATGAAAAGAACCAAGACACGGTTGACAGCAAAGCGGCCGTGCAGAAAATCCTAGACTCGCTGGATCGCCGTTTTAAGGGTGAAGAAAAGAAAGTCAAAGACCACGCTGATAAGATCGTGAAAGAAGTTACGCAGACAATACGACAAAATGAAAAACTGTTGCTGAAGGAGCTAAAGGACGAATACGAGGGAAGGAAAACAAACTTGAAAGCCCAGCTTAAAGAACTGGTGAACAAAGAAAACGACCTGGTCAATGCCCGAGAGTTCGCAGACAAACTGATGCATTATGGAAACGCAGCTCAACTGATGTCAGCAAAGAGAGGCATGACATACCAAATACAAGAACTGATTACCAGTGAAACTAAGACTGAGCCGATTGAACACGATTACATGTCGTTCCAGAGTGTTGCCGATTATTACAAGGAGAAAGCGCTCGGCACTATACTGAAAACACCCGTGACGTATGGATTGAAAGGCGTTCCACAGTTCACATGCATAGGGGATGATATGTGTGTCACTATGGCAACGACAGGCACGGACAATAACCGCCGCCTTTCTCAGATGACCGATATCACCGCTATGGTGAAGAAACCCGACAACGAACGGGAAGACATGAAGGTAGACATCAAAGAAGATGGGACATTTGCAATGAGATGCCAGACGAAGATTGAAGGTGACCATGAAATATTGGTGTCTGTGCGTCAGAAACCCGTACAGGGGTCAccagtcaaagtcaaagtcattCCTAAGAAAGGGTTAGTACACAAGTATGGGGAGAAAGGTAAGGGGGTCGGGCAACTTAATAACCCATGGGGAGCAGCTTTGACAAAAAGTGGGTGTGTCCTGGTGTGTGATAATGGTAACAATAGATTACAAATGTTTACCGTGAAGGGAAATCATAAGCGAGCTATGCAAATCACTGATTCAGGGCATACGTATTGTCCTCGATTTGTGTCAGTCTCACCAGATGGTAAAATTTTCTTTACCAACTACGACAAGCGAAAAGTAGTAGTCTGTGATGAAAATGGAAAGGTCTTGCGTTGTTTCGGAAATAATGAATTGCAGAGTCCGAAAGGTATTGTATTCAGTCCAACCAATAAGAGAGTCTACGTAAGCGATAGTAGTGCCCACTGTATCCAAGTTTATAACCAAGACGGCGACCACGTAAAGTCCTTTTCTAGTAAGGGCAGTGGCAAAGGTCAAGTTAATTCTCCCTGTTGTGTCACAGTTGACAGTCAGGGAAACGTCGTCGTATCAGATGAGCTGAACCACCGCATCCAGGTGTTCAACGCCGAAGGAGAACATCTGTTTTCCTTCGGTAGTCAGGGTATTGGTCCGGGACAGCTCAGTTACCCGTCAGGTGTCGTACACGACAAGCATGATAACGTGTATGTCTGTGAATACAGTAACAACCGCGTACAGAAATTCAATTCGCGTGGAAAGTTCATTTGTCGCATTGATAGTGCCAAAGATGGTTTGAAAAACCCCTTTGGTGTGTGCGTCACAGATGATGAGCCCTTTGGTAAAATTGTGGTGGCAGACTACGGAAACCACTGTATTAAAGTATTTGCCCAAATTGAATGA